The following are encoded in a window of Poecile atricapillus isolate bPoeAtr1 chromosome 3, bPoeAtr1.hap1, whole genome shotgun sequence genomic DNA:
- the GLP1R gene encoding glucagon-like peptide 1 receptor isoform X3, with protein MGKTPLTSNLHVSSHIIVLHGQVYRFCTLDGTWLLKENSTLPWRNLSECEPSDQDAPEEQLLNLSIIYTVGYALSFSALVIATAILLGFRHLHCTRNYIHLNLFTSFILRAVSVFIKDSVVKWMYSTATQEYQWEGLIAFQESLSCRLVFVMMQYCVAANYYWLLVEGMYLYTLLVLSVFSEQRIFRLYLCIGWGVPMLFVILWGTVKYLYEDEGCWTRNYNMNYWLIIRLPILIAIGVNFLIFIRVICIIISKLQANLMCKTDIKCRLAKSTLTLIPLLGTHEVIFAFITDEHARGMLRFVKLFTELSFASFQGLMVAILYCFINNEVQMEFRKSWERWRLEHFYVQRNSSMKPLKCPANSISSGGTVGSSVYAATCQATFS; from the exons TTCTGCATGGACAGGTGTATCGCTTCTGCACCTTGGATGGGACCTGGCTGCTGAAGGAGAATTCGACTCTGCCCTGGAGGAACCTGTCTGAGTGTGAGCCCTCTGACCAG GATGCACCAGAAGAACAGCTCCTGAATTTGTCCATCATATACACCGTTGGATAtgctctttccttctctgcccTTGTAATAGCAACTGCCATTCTTCTTGGATTCAG acATCTGCATTGCACAAGGAATTACATTCACCTGAACCTCTTCACCTCTTTTATCCTGAGAGCTGTATCTGTTTTCATTAAAGACTCAGTGGTGAAGTGGATgtacagcacagccacacaggaGTACCAGTGGGAAGGACTTATAGCCTTCCAG GAATCACTCAGCTGCCGTTTGGTCTTCGTGATGATGCAATATTGCGTGGCTGCAAACTACTACTGGCTGCTGGTGGAAGGCATGTACCTGTACACACTGCTGGTACTTTCAGTCTTCTCTGAGCAGAGGATTTTCCGCCTTTATCTCTGTATTGGCTGGG GTGTGCCAATGCTGTTTGTTATTCTCTGGGGAACTGTCAAGTACCTTTATGAAGATGAGGG TTGCTGGACCAGAAACTATAATATGAACTACTGGCTGATCATCAGACTGCCCATTCTTATTGCCATTGGG GTGAATTTCCTCATCTTCATCAGAGTTATATGCATCATCATCTCCAAACTGCAGGCTAATTTGATGTGCAAAACTGACATAAAATGCAG GTTGGCCAAGTCTACGCTGACTCTGATCCCACTGTTGGGGACTCATGAGGTCATCTTTGCCTTTATTACTGATGAGCATGCCAGAGGGATGCTGCGCTTTGTGAAGCTTTTTActgagctctcctttgcttcatTCCAG GGGCTGATGGTTGCGATTCTTTACTGTTTCATTAATAATGAG GTTCAGATGGAGTTTCGGAAAAGCTGGGAGCGCTGGCGATTGGAACACTTTTATGTCCAGAGAAACAGCAGTATGAAACCTCTGAAGTGTCCAGCCAACAGCATCAGTAGTGGGGGCACAGTAGGCAGCAGTGTCTATGCTGCCACTTGTCAGGCCACGTTCAGCTGA
- the SAYSD1 gene encoding SAYSvFN domain-containing protein 1, with protein sequence MAAAVEGRLAQFRAARSGAVAVPRPADPPGKAAAPEAVEKPQAAAGCPGGGAQVRPGATAAAPVWARPLLLKVLLWTVLLALFAELELGLPYFVLSLLYWMYAGTLGPAERRPGELSAYSVFNPGCAAIAGTLTAEQLERELHYRPATGR encoded by the exons ATGGCGGCGGCTGTGGAAGGGCGCCTCGCTCAGTTCCGCGCTGCCCGCAGCGGCGCTGTCGCTGTTCCGCGCCCCGCCGACCCACCGGGAAAGGCCGCGGCTCCGGAGGCCGTCGAAAAACCGCAGGCAGCCGCAGGGTGCCCGGGCGGCGGCGCTCAG GTCCGTCCCGGCGCGACGGCGGCAGCTCCGGTGTGGGCGCGGCCGCTGTTGCTGAAGGTGTTGCTGTGGACCGTGCTGCTGGCGCTGTTCGCGGAACTGGAACTCGGGCTGCCCTACTTCGTCCTCTCCCTGCTCTACTGGATGTACGCCGGAACCCTCGGCCCCGCCGAGCGGCGGCCCGGTGAGCTCAGCGCCTACTCCGTCTTCAACCCCGGCTGCGCCGCCATCGCCGGGACGCTGACTGCCGAGCAGCTGGAGCGGGAGCTGCACTACCGGCCCGCCACGGGCAGGTAG